One window from the genome of Choloepus didactylus isolate mChoDid1 chromosome 2, mChoDid1.pri, whole genome shotgun sequence encodes:
- the LOC119526748 gene encoding histone H2A type 2-A yields MSGRGKQGGKARAKAKSRSSRAGLQFPVGRVHRLLRKGNYAERVGAGAPVYMAAVLEYLTAEILELAGNAARDNKKTRIIPRHLQLAIRNDEELNKLLGKVTIAQGGVLPNIQAVLLPKKTESHHKAKGK; encoded by the coding sequence ATGTCTGGTCGCGGCAAGCAAGGGGGCAAGGCCCGCGCCAAGGCCAAGTCGCGGTCTTCTCGCGCTGGTCTTCAGTTCCCTGTGGGCCGAGTGCACCGCTTGCTCCGCAAAGGCAATTATGCCGAGCGGGTGGGGGCTGGCGCTCCCGTCTACATGGCGGCGGTCCTCGAGTATCTGACCGCGGAAATCCTGGAGCTGGCGGGTAACGCGGCGCGGGACAACAAGAAGACGCGCATCATTCCTCGTCATCTTCAGCTGGCCATCCGTAACGACGAGGAGCTGAACAAGCTGCTAGGTAAAGTCACCATCGCTCAGGGCGGCGTCTTGCCTAACATCCAGGCCGTATTGCTCCCGAAGAAGACGGAGAGCCACCATAAGGCAAAGGGCAAGTGA
- the LOC119526747 gene encoding histone H3 translates to MARTKQTARKSTGGKAPRKQLATKAARKSAPATGGVKKPHRYRPGTVALREIRRYQKSTELLIRKLPFQRLVREIAQDFKTDLRFQSSAVMALQEASEAYLVGLFEDTNLCAIHAKRVTIMPKDIQLARRIRGERA, encoded by the coding sequence ATGGCCCGTACCAAGCAGACCGCCCGCAAGTCGACCGGGGGCAAAGCCCCGCGAAAGCAGCTGGCCACCAAGGCGGCTCGTAAGAGCGCGCCGGCCACGGGCGGCGTGAAGAAGCCCCACCGCTATCGGCCCGGCACCGTGGCCCTGCGGGAGATCCGGCGCTACCAGAAATCTACTGAGCTGCTGATCCGTAAGCTGCCGTTCCAGCGGCTCGTGCGCGAAATCGCGCAGGACTTCAAGACGGACCTGCGCTTCCAGAGCTCGGCCGTCATGGCGTTGCAGGAGGCCAGCGAGGCCTACTTGGTGGGGTTGTTTGAAGACACGAACCTGTGCGCCATCCACGCCAAGCGCGTGACTATCATGCCCAAGGACATCCAGCTGGCTCGGCGCATCCGCGGGGAGCGGGCTTAG
- the LOC119526751 gene encoding histone H2A type 2-A translates to MSGRGKQGGKARAKAKSRSSRAGLQFPVGRVHRLLRKGNYAERVGAGAPVYMAAVLEYLTAEILELAGNAARDNKKTRIIPRHLQLAIRNDEELNKLLGKVTIAQGGVLPNIQAVLLPKKTESHHKAKGK, encoded by the coding sequence ATGTCTGGTCGCGGCAAGCAAGGGGGCAAGGCCCGCGCCAAGGCCAAGTCGCGGTCTTCTCGCGCTGGTCTTCAGTTCCCTGTGGGCCGAGTGCACCGCTTGCTCCGCAAAGGCAATTATGCCGAGCGGGTGGGGGCTGGCGCTCCCGTCTACATGGCGGCGGTCCTCGAGTATCTGACCGCGGAAATCCTGGAGCTGGCGGGTAACGCGGCGCGGGACAACAAGAAGACGCGCATCATTCCTCGTCATCTTCAGCTGGCCATCCGTAACGACGAGGAGCTGAACAAGCTGCTAGGCAAAGTCACCATCGCTCAGGGCGGCGTCTTGCCTAACATCCAGGCCGTATTGCTCCCGAAGAAGACGGAGAGCCACCATAAGGCAAAGGGCAAGTGA
- the LOC119526749 gene encoding histone H2B type 2-E has protein sequence MPEPAKSAPAPKKGSKKAVTKAQKKDGKKRKRSRKESYSIYVYKVLKQVHPDTGISSKAMGIMNSFVNDIFERIAGEASRLAHYNKRSTITSREIQTAVRLLLPGELAKHAVSEGTKAVTKYTSSK, from the coding sequence ATGCCCGAACCTGCAAAGTCCGCTCCTGCTCCCAAAAAGGGGTCGAAGAAAGCCGTCACGAAGGCCCAGAAAAAGGATGGGAAGAAGCGCAAGCGCAGCCGCAAGGAGAGCTACTCCATCTACGTGTATAAGGTGCTCAAGCAGGTCCACCCTGATACCGGCATCTCATCTAAGGCCATGGGCATCATGAATTCCTTCGTCAACGACATTTTCGAGCGCATCGCTGGGGAAGCGTCTCGCCTGGCGCATTACAACAAACGCTCGACTATCACGTCCCGGGAGATCCAGACCGCCGTGCGCCTGCTGCTCCCCGGCGAGCTGGCCAAGCACGCCGTGTCGGAGGGCACCAAGGCGGTCACCAAGTACACCAGCTCCAAGTGA